The Staphylococcus sp. KG4-3 genome has a window encoding:
- a CDS encoding thioredoxin family protein → MKHLESEQQFEQLKNGKTVFLFTADWCPDCKIIEPELPQIEEKFIEYKFISVDRDKFIDLCVEHGIMGIPSFLVFNAGQQIGSYIGKERKSIEQIDAFLSSL, encoded by the coding sequence ATGAAGCATTTAGAAAGTGAACAACAGTTTGAGCAATTAAAAAATGGAAAAACTGTATTTTTATTTACTGCAGACTGGTGTCCTGACTGTAAAATTATTGAACCAGAACTCCCTCAAATTGAAGAGAAATTTATTGAATATAAATTTATATCAGTAGATAGAGACAAATTTATTGATTTATGTGTTGAGCATGGCATCATGGGTATACCAAGTTTTCTTGTGTTTAATGCTGGTCAACAAATTGGTAGCTATATTGGTAAAGAGCGCAAATCAATTGAACAAATTGATGCATTTTTATCTTCATTATAA